One part of the Chloroflexota bacterium genome encodes these proteins:
- a CDS encoding N-acetyltransferase, whose product MLTVRQIDTTNRADVRKFVKFHYDLYRGTPQWVPPFIRDIEFALNKQKHPFYEHSDADFFIAERDGEVVGRISALEIKPYNKYHGKKTASFYFFDVIEDLEVAKALFARVEEWAHKRGLDTLVGPKGFSAFNGYGIQIEGFEHRQMMDMMNYNFPYYPRFMEAMGFEKEVDFVSTYVHAPDYELPERIHRIARRVQERGTFRVHTFKSTREIRRWANKIGETYNNTFVNNWEYYPLTEREIKYIVDTLVLVAVPRYIKVILHGDDEIIGFLFGFPDVSKAMQRAKGHLYPWSIADLLIERARTNWISLNGAGVLPKYHGRGANVLLYEEMYQTVKSEGRYEHAELTQVAETARQMRKDLINIGAKEYKNHRVFRKAI is encoded by the coding sequence ATGCTCACCGTCCGTCAGATCGATACCACCAATCGCGCCGACGTGCGCAAGTTCGTCAAGTTTCACTACGACCTTTATCGCGGTACGCCGCAGTGGGTGCCTCCTTTTATCCGTGACATCGAGTTTGCCCTCAACAAGCAAAAGCACCCCTTCTACGAACATTCCGATGCCGATTTCTTCATTGCCGAGCGCGATGGCGAAGTTGTGGGGCGCATTTCGGCGCTGGAAATCAAGCCCTACAACAAATACCACGGCAAGAAGACTGCCAGTTTTTATTTCTTCGATGTGATTGAAGATTTGGAAGTCGCCAAGGCGCTCTTTGCCCGTGTGGAGGAGTGGGCTCACAAGCGCGGCCTGGATACGCTGGTTGGGCCGAAAGGGTTTAGCGCCTTCAACGGTTATGGCATTCAAATTGAGGGCTTTGAGCATCGTCAGATGATGGACATGATGAACTACAACTTCCCTTACTACCCCAGGTTCATGGAAGCAATGGGGTTTGAAAAGGAAGTGGATTTCGTCTCGACCTATGTGCATGCCCCCGATTACGAATTGCCGGAACGCATCCACCGCATTGCCCGGCGTGTGCAGGAACGCGGCACCTTCCGGGTGCACACCTTCAAGAGCACCCGCGAAATTCGCCGCTGGGCAAACAAAATCGGCGAAACCTACAACAACACCTTTGTCAACAACTGGGAATACTACCCGCTGACCGAGCGGGAAATCAAATACATCGTGGATACCCTGGTGCTGGTGGCGGTGCCGCGTTACATCAAGGTCATTCTGCACGGCGATGATGAGATCATTGGTTTCCTGTTCGGCTTCCCCGATGTGTCGAAAGCCATGCAACGCGCCAAGGGCCATCTTTACCCCTGGAGCATCGCCGACTTGCTCATCGAGCGTGCCCGCACGAACTGGATCTCGCTCAACGGCGCAGGGGTGCTGCCGAAATATCACGGGCGCGGCGCGAATGTGCTGCTTTACGAAGAGATGTACCAGACGGTCAAATCGGAAGGCCGCTATGAACACGCCGAACTGACGCAGGTGGCCGAGACTGCCCGCCAGATGCGGAAGGATCTCATCAACATCGGGGCGAAAGAATACAAGAACCATCGCGTGTTCCGAAAGGCCATTTAA